One window of the Candidatus Methylomirabilota bacterium genome contains the following:
- a CDS encoding branched-chain amino acid ABC transporter permease, with amino-acid sequence MDALLQHLVNGLVLGGTYALLGIGLTLIFGLMNVVNFAHGEFYTLGAYATFAAVALSSLPFLGALAVAVAAGVIVGALTEVTLLRSLRGRSIDTVMLVMIGLWIAMQNGELLIWGGVAKSIPHPFPTAPLTLGPLSIAPLRVFVLAAALALILGAHLIVHRTRLGRAMRATFQDADTAALMGVRIGRIHTATFALGSGLAAAAGALLGPIFLAYPAMGDLAALKAFSVVILGGLGNVAGATLGGLLLGIAEELGAGYVSSGYRDAVGFIIIILVLLLRPSGLLARAERVG; translated from the coding sequence ATGGACGCGCTGCTGCAGCACCTGGTGAACGGCCTGGTGCTCGGGGGGACGTATGCCCTCCTGGGCATCGGGCTCACCTTGATCTTCGGCCTCATGAACGTCGTGAACTTCGCCCACGGCGAGTTCTACACGCTGGGCGCGTACGCGACGTTCGCCGCGGTGGCCCTGAGCAGCCTGCCCTTCCTCGGCGCGCTCGCGGTGGCGGTGGCCGCCGGGGTCATCGTCGGCGCCCTCACCGAGGTCACCCTCCTCCGCTCGCTACGCGGGCGCTCGATCGACACCGTCATGCTGGTGATGATCGGTCTCTGGATCGCCATGCAGAACGGCGAGCTCTTGATCTGGGGCGGCGTCGCCAAGTCCATTCCCCACCCGTTTCCGACGGCGCCGCTGACGCTCGGGCCGCTCAGCATCGCGCCCTTGCGCGTCTTCGTGCTGGCCGCCGCCCTGGCCCTCATTCTCGGCGCCCACCTGATCGTCCACCGCACACGGCTCGGCCGGGCCATGCGCGCCACGTTCCAGGACGCCGACACGGCGGCCCTCATGGGGGTGCGCATCGGACGCATCCACACGGCGACGTTCGCGCTGGGGTCCGGGCTGGCCGCCGCGGCCGGCGCGTTGCTGGGGCCGATCTTTCTCGCCTACCCGGCGATGGGCGACCTGGCCGCGCTGAAGGCGTTTTCCGTCGTCATCCTCGGCGGCCTGGGCAACGTGGCCGGCGCGACCCTGGGAGGCCTGCTCCTGGGGATCGCCGAAGAGCTGGGCGCGGGGTACGTCTCCTCCGGCTACCGTGACGCCGTCGGGTTCATCATCATCATCCTCGTGCTCCTGCTCCGTCCCTCCGGCCTCCTCGCGCGGGCCGAGCGCGTCGGCTGA
- a CDS encoding branched-chain amino acid ABC transporter ATP-binding protein/permease, protein MGLGALAVLSLSIPLWLDNPYYVHILIMAGIFAVLALSLNLLLGYTGQLSLGHAAFFGIGAYTSALLTLRLDWSVWLGMAAGTVAAAVAGWGIGRLALKLRGAYFVLVTISFAGVISLVSLNWMDLTNGPLGLPGVPAPVLGPWSLRSKSAYYYVVLVAVALAWLVCYRLVGSRIGRAFVALRENEALAEAVGIDVTRYLVLAAVVSAAMAGLAGGLYAHYTRFVSPEVFLFTYTVTMVIMVVAGGKGTLAGPLVGALLFTALPEALREMTSWQWQMLAYGVVLVLLVYFLPEGIVPAIEQGMGTRAELRPSDPIARPHPAGTSAGGFPIGRSASGPPDQKLQVRELAVQFGGVRALAGVSFDVRPGSITSLIGPNGAGKTTAFNAITGYLRAGGGRISYGDAPLTGRRPSAIARRGVVRTFQKTSVFPALSVRDNVMIGLHLRGRAGLASVLAGRRSVREEEARLGAEAEQVIDFVGLGHRRHDVASALPYGEQRLVELAIALAARPTLLLLDEPAAGMAGAERDAVSGLVRRIREQGVTVLLVEHDMRMVMGISDSVIVLNHGVVIAEGPPATIQAHPEVVRAYLGAAAAPS, encoded by the coding sequence GTGGGGCTCGGGGCGCTCGCCGTGCTGTCTCTCAGCATCCCGCTCTGGCTCGACAACCCGTACTACGTGCACATCCTCATCATGGCCGGCATCTTCGCCGTGCTGGCCCTCAGCCTCAACCTGCTGCTCGGCTACACGGGTCAGCTCTCGCTGGGCCACGCGGCGTTCTTCGGCATCGGCGCCTACACCTCGGCGCTCCTCACGCTCCGGCTGGACTGGTCCGTGTGGCTGGGGATGGCTGCCGGCACCGTCGCGGCCGCCGTGGCCGGGTGGGGCATCGGGCGGCTGGCCTTGAAGCTGCGCGGCGCGTACTTCGTCCTGGTGACGATCTCGTTCGCCGGTGTGATCTCGCTCGTCAGCCTGAACTGGATGGACCTCACCAACGGCCCCCTGGGGCTGCCCGGTGTTCCGGCCCCCGTCCTGGGACCGTGGTCGCTGCGTAGCAAGTCCGCCTATTACTACGTGGTGCTCGTCGCCGTGGCCCTCGCCTGGCTCGTGTGCTACCGGCTGGTCGGCTCCCGGATCGGACGCGCGTTCGTCGCCCTGCGCGAGAACGAAGCGCTGGCCGAGGCGGTGGGCATCGACGTCACCCGCTATCTGGTGCTGGCCGCCGTCGTGAGCGCGGCGATGGCGGGTCTGGCGGGTGGTCTCTACGCCCACTACACGCGCTTCGTGAGCCCCGAGGTCTTCCTCTTCACCTACACGGTCACGATGGTCATCATGGTCGTCGCCGGCGGCAAGGGAACGCTGGCCGGCCCGCTGGTCGGCGCCCTGCTGTTCACCGCCCTGCCCGAGGCGCTGCGCGAGATGACCTCCTGGCAGTGGCAGATGCTGGCCTACGGCGTCGTTCTCGTGCTCCTGGTGTACTTCCTCCCCGAGGGCATCGTGCCGGCTATTGAACAGGGCATGGGCACCCGGGCTGAGCTGCGACCTTCGGATCCGATCGCCCGCCCGCACCCCGCCGGAACCTCGGCCGGCGGCTTCCCCATTGGCCGATCAGCGTCGGGACCTCCCGATCAGAAACTCCAGGTCAGAGAGCTGGCGGTGCAGTTCGGCGGGGTGCGCGCGCTGGCCGGCGTCTCGTTCGACGTCAGGCCGGGGAGCATCACCAGCCTCATCGGCCCGAACGGCGCCGGCAAGACTACCGCGTTCAACGCCATCACAGGCTATCTCCGGGCTGGCGGCGGCCGCATCAGCTACGGGGACGCCCCCTTGACCGGGAGGCGCCCGTCGGCGATCGCCCGGCGGGGCGTGGTCCGGACGTTTCAGAAGACCAGCGTGTTCCCCGCGCTCAGCGTGAGGGACAACGTGATGATCGGCCTTCATCTCCGCGGCCGGGCCGGGCTCGCCAGCGTCCTGGCCGGCCGGCGCTCGGTGCGCGAGGAGGAAGCCCGGCTCGGCGCGGAGGCCGAGCAGGTCATCGACTTCGTCGGCCTGGGCCACCGACGACACGACGTGGCCAGCGCGCTGCCCTACGGAGAGCAGCGGCTCGTGGAGCTGGCCATCGCGCTCGCGGCCCGGCCCACCTTGCTGCTGCTCGACGAGCCCGCGGCCGGCATGGCCGGCGCCGAGCGGGACGCCGTGAGCGGGCTGGTCCGGCGGATCCGCGAGCAGGGCGTCACCGTGTTGCTGGTGGAGCACGACATGCGGATGGTGATGGGCATCTCGGACAGTGTCATCGTCCTGAACCACGGCGTGGTCATCGCCGAGGGCCCGCCGGCCACGATTCAGGCCCACCCCGAGGTCGTCCGCGCCTACCTGGGAGCCGCCGCTGCTCCGTCTTGA
- a CDS encoding ABC transporter ATP-binding protein translates to MLRLEGLHATYGPIAALRGLDLEVREGELVCLLGANGAGKTSTLRAISGLLRPTAGRVLLDGREIQGWEPAAILEAGIAHCPEGRRVFPYLTVQENLEMGAYVRRDRRAVGEDLERVCSHFPILRERRRQMAGTLSGGEQQMLAIGRALMARPRLILFDEPSLGLAPTVVETTFRIIADIRRSGTTVLMVEQNAYLALRMADRGYVMETGRIVLADRAAELLGNDHVRRAYLGAT, encoded by the coding sequence CTGCTCCGTCTTGAGGGGCTCCACGCGACCTACGGGCCGATCGCGGCCCTGCGCGGCCTCGATCTCGAGGTGCGCGAGGGCGAGCTGGTCTGCCTCCTCGGCGCCAACGGGGCCGGCAAGACCTCAACGCTGCGGGCCATCTCGGGACTCCTGCGGCCCACGGCGGGCCGGGTCCTGCTCGACGGCCGCGAGATCCAGGGATGGGAGCCGGCTGCGATCCTGGAGGCCGGCATCGCTCACTGCCCGGAAGGCCGCCGGGTCTTTCCCTATCTGACCGTGCAAGAAAACCTCGAGATGGGAGCGTACGTGCGGCGCGACCGGCGCGCCGTCGGGGAGGACCTGGAACGCGTCTGCAGCCATTTCCCGATCCTGCGCGAGCGCCGGCGGCAGATGGCCGGCACCTTGTCGGGCGGCGAGCAGCAGATGCTGGCCATCGGCCGGGCTCTGATGGCCCGGCCGCGCCTCATCCTCTTCGACGAGCCGTCGCTCGGGCTGGCCCCGACAGTAGTGGAGACGACCTTCCGGATCATCGCGGACATCCGGCGCAGCGGCACCACGGTCCTGATGGTGGAGCAGAACGCCTACCTGGCCCTCCGCATGGCAGACCGGGGCTACGTCATGGAGACCGGGCGCATCGTGCTCGCCGATCGCGCCGCCGAGCTGCTCGGCAACGACCACGTCCGGCGGGCCTACCTCGGAGCCACCTAA
- a CDS encoding LuxR C-terminal-related transcriptional regulator has product MVRLDQNSLLKALNRAGDGVVVADGEGRVVLWNRAAERLLGWSAPEAVGRTSCELLDARNDGRPCGEACPIRAAARKGDAVESFDVRARAKAGREIRLNVSTLAVPAEPGAEAFAIYLFRDVSTRTPATNGTVIERPPMVAENGVPLTRREREVLRLLSTGANTRTAAERLGVSPATIRNHVQNLLGKLGVHSRLQAVAYATTHGLL; this is encoded by the coding sequence GTGGTCCGACTCGATCAGAACAGTCTGCTGAAGGCGCTCAACCGGGCGGGAGACGGCGTCGTGGTGGCCGATGGCGAAGGCCGTGTGGTGCTCTGGAATCGGGCCGCCGAGCGCCTGCTGGGATGGAGCGCGCCGGAAGCGGTGGGCCGGACCTCGTGCGAGCTGCTGGATGCGCGCAACGACGGCCGACCCTGCGGCGAGGCCTGCCCCATCCGGGCGGCCGCCCGCAAGGGCGACGCCGTCGAGAGCTTCGACGTACGGGCGCGGGCGAAAGCCGGCCGTGAGATCCGCCTGAACGTCAGCACCCTGGCCGTCCCGGCCGAGCCCGGGGCGGAAGCCTTCGCGATCTACCTCTTCCGCGACGTCAGCACGCGGACCCCGGCCACCAACGGCACCGTCATCGAGCGCCCGCCGATGGTTGCGGAGAACGGCGTGCCCCTTACCCGCCGGGAACGCGAGGTCTTGCGGCTGCTCTCCACGGGCGCCAATACGCGCACCGCGGCCGAGCGGCTGGGCGTGAGCCCGGCCACGATCCGCAACCACGTGCAGAACCTCCTCGGAAAGCTCGGCGTGCACAGCCGCCTGCAGGCGGTCGCGTACGCCACCACGCACGGCCTGCTCTAA
- a CDS encoding phage holin family protein: protein MGFLLRVVINAVAIYLTAAIVPGIVITGFLAAVGAGLVLGVVNAIVRPVLIVLTLPVTLLTLGLFLFVLNGLCLWLTSLIVTGFEVHGFWAAVLGALVVSFVSWVLNAFVSDRGGIVVITHRERA, encoded by the coding sequence GTGGGCTTCCTTCTCCGCGTGGTGATCAATGCCGTGGCCATCTACCTGACGGCGGCCATCGTGCCGGGGATCGTGATCACCGGCTTTCTCGCGGCCGTGGGCGCGGGGCTCGTCCTGGGCGTCGTCAACGCCATCGTCCGTCCTGTGCTCATCGTCCTGACTCTCCCCGTCACCTTGCTCACACTGGGGCTGTTCCTGTTCGTGCTCAACGGCCTCTGCCTCTGGCTCACGTCGCTCATCGTCACGGGCTTCGAGGTCCACGGATTCTGGGCCGCCGTGCTGGGGGCACTCGTGGTCAGTTTCGTGAGCTGGGTCCTGAACGCCTTCGTGAGTGACCGCGGCGGCATCGTCGTCATCACTCATCGCGAGCGGGCGTGA
- a CDS encoding VIT1/CCC1 transporter family protein, producing the protein MKLGGEARLARTLVLDELFDLALYRQLRTIAGERLRSVLDQLIPIETRHAAFWQDFFGLEIRRLDLWRALKLRLIMLVCRLFGDRAILLVLEAIEIYGVRKYLTLWEAHRQEPLGKAVHTILEDELRHEDQVVSASGDRRVDPESIRNLFLGFNDGLVEILGAVAGFFAAFTDTASILVASSTVAVAGAFSMSAGAYVASSSEHEMTRLEQDRRAFLGEAGEGSLPMARPLRAALLVGVSYLLGALVPVLPVALGARSIAVPIVTGALATVAVSAILAFLSGMRLARRLATNVIILGAAVAVTYLIGLAAKAIWGISVS; encoded by the coding sequence GTGAAGCTCGGTGGTGAAGCCAGGCTGGCGCGGACGCTCGTCCTCGACGAGCTCTTCGACCTCGCCCTGTACCGGCAGTTGCGGACCATCGCCGGCGAGCGGCTGCGCAGCGTGCTGGACCAGCTCATCCCCATCGAGACCCGACACGCCGCCTTCTGGCAGGATTTTTTCGGCCTGGAGATCCGTCGCCTCGATCTCTGGAGAGCGCTCAAGCTTCGCCTCATCATGCTGGTCTGCCGGCTCTTCGGTGACCGGGCCATCCTCCTGGTGCTGGAGGCGATCGAGATCTACGGTGTCCGCAAGTACCTGACCCTCTGGGAGGCTCATCGACAGGAGCCGCTGGGCAAGGCCGTCCACACGATCCTCGAGGACGAGCTCCGTCACGAGGATCAGGTCGTCAGCGCCTCGGGCGACCGCCGCGTGGATCCCGAGAGCATCCGCAACCTGTTCCTCGGCTTCAACGACGGCCTGGTGGAGATCCTGGGCGCCGTGGCCGGGTTCTTCGCGGCCTTCACCGACACGGCGTCGATCCTAGTCGCCAGCTCCACGGTAGCCGTCGCCGGCGCCTTTTCGATGTCCGCCGGCGCCTACGTCGCCAGCAGCTCCGAGCACGAGATGACGCGTCTGGAACAGGACCGCCGCGCCTTCCTGGGCGAGGCGGGCGAGGGCAGCCTACCGATGGCCCGTCCGCTGCGCGCGGCGCTGCTGGTCGGCGTGTCGTACCTGCTGGGGGCCCTCGTGCCGGTCTTGCCGGTGGCGCTGGGCGCCCGAAGCATCGCCGTCCCGATCGTCACGGGTGCGCTGGCCACCGTCGCCGTCTCGGCGATCCTCGCCTTCCTGTCGGGCATGCGGCTGGCCCGCCGCCTCGCCACCAACGTCATCATCCTGGGCGCCGCCGTCGCCGTGACCTACCTGATCGGACTGGCCGCCAAGGCGATCTGGGGCATCTCGGTCAGCTAG
- a CDS encoding C40 family peptidase, which yields MAPGPVSGPEYVIAKPPPTDAVISPESELLRSTAAVSPGVPRLVWVPERKLYLREGIDAVAPTRTHRAPTEPRAVVQLATRHVGHPYAWGGASPEGFDCSGFVMYVYGKVGVALPHNAARQYAYGTPVRRDELEPGDLVFFDRLRHNGIYIGDGKFVHASKRGGVKISRVNGHWFRERWTGARRVLPHRAP from the coding sequence ATGGCGCCGGGTCCGGTCAGCGGGCCCGAATACGTGATCGCCAAGCCCCCGCCCACGGACGCGGTCATCAGCCCGGAATCCGAGCTCTTGAGATCCACCGCCGCCGTCTCGCCCGGCGTCCCGCGCCTCGTCTGGGTGCCCGAACGGAAGCTGTATCTGCGCGAAGGCATCGACGCCGTCGCTCCGACGCGCACGCATCGCGCGCCGACCGAGCCTCGCGCCGTCGTTCAACTTGCCACCCGACACGTCGGGCATCCGTATGCGTGGGGCGGCGCCAGCCCCGAGGGCTTCGACTGTTCGGGCTTCGTCATGTACGTCTACGGCAAGGTCGGCGTCGCCTTGCCCCACAACGCCGCGCGGCAATACGCCTACGGAACCCCGGTCCGTCGCGATGAGCTCGAGCCCGGCGACCTCGTGTTCTTCGATCGCCTCCGTCACAACGGCATCTACATCGGCGATGGGAAGTTCGTGCACGCCAGCAAGCGCGGCGGCGTCAAGATCTCGCGGGTGAATGGTCACTGGTTTCGCGAGCGCTGGACGGGCGCCCGCCGAGTCCTGCCCCACCGCGCCCCCTGA
- a CDS encoding Zn-dependent alcohol dehydrogenase — translation MEMQAAVFRKVHEPLTIETVEIDKPWGREVLVRTVATGVCHSDLHVVDGLGRWPLDRPIVLGHEGAGVVEAIGADVTTVKPGDHVVACLSGFCGSCAQCLSGHPNLCVGGAVTRSESAPPRLARKGEALRQFIGISSYAERMLLHENSVVKIDPDLPLDRAALVGCGVLTGVGAALRSAGLEAGQTVAVFGCGGVGLSIVQGARIGGARQIIAVDIFASKLEMARRVGATHVVDSSKDDPVKAIRALTGGAGVDHAFEAVGNATLVRQAIESLAIRGTATIVGVLPPDAMIQFPWMAIRPECRVQTSRMGSNRFRIDIPRYLEFYRQGRLLLDEMVSRRGRLGDINEAFRAMKAGEVARTVLTFD, via the coding sequence ATGGAGATGCAGGCCGCGGTCTTTCGGAAGGTGCACGAGCCGCTCACGATCGAGACGGTCGAGATCGACAAGCCGTGGGGGCGCGAGGTGCTCGTGCGGACGGTGGCGACCGGCGTGTGCCACAGCGACCTCCACGTCGTCGACGGTCTGGGGCGATGGCCGCTCGATCGTCCCATCGTCCTGGGACACGAGGGCGCCGGCGTCGTCGAGGCCATCGGCGCCGACGTGACCACGGTGAAGCCGGGCGATCACGTCGTGGCGTGCCTCTCCGGGTTCTGCGGGAGCTGCGCGCAGTGCTTGAGCGGCCACCCCAACCTCTGCGTGGGCGGCGCCGTCACTCGCTCCGAGTCGGCCCCGCCGCGGCTCGCCCGGAAGGGCGAGGCGCTGCGACAGTTCATCGGCATCAGCAGCTACGCCGAGCGCATGCTGCTCCACGAGAACTCGGTGGTGAAGATCGATCCCGATCTGCCGCTGGACCGGGCGGCCCTGGTGGGCTGCGGCGTCCTCACCGGCGTGGGGGCCGCGCTGCGATCCGCGGGGCTGGAGGCCGGCCAGACCGTCGCGGTCTTCGGCTGCGGCGGCGTGGGGCTCTCGATCGTCCAGGGCGCGCGCATCGGGGGGGCCCGGCAGATCATCGCCGTCGACATCTTCGCATCCAAGCTGGAGATGGCCAGGAGGGTCGGGGCCACCCACGTCGTGGACAGCTCCAAGGACGACCCCGTCAAGGCGATCCGCGCGCTGACCGGCGGGGCCGGCGTCGATCACGCCTTCGAGGCCGTCGGCAATGCGACGCTCGTCCGTCAGGCCATCGAGAGCCTCGCGATCCGGGGCACCGCCACCATCGTCGGGGTCCTGCCCCCCGACGCGATGATCCAGTTCCCCTGGATGGCCATCCGACCGGAGTGTCGGGTCCAGACATCCCGGATGGGCTCCAACCGGTTCCGCATCGACATCCCGCGTTACCTGGAGTTCTACCGGCAGGGGCGGCTGCTGCTCGACGAGATGGTCAGCCGCCGGGGCCGGCTCGGCGATATCAACGAGGCCTTCCGGGCGATGAAGGCCGGCGAGGTCGCCCGCACGGTGCTGACCTTCGACTAG